One part of the Saprospiraceae bacterium genome encodes these proteins:
- a CDS encoding glycosyltransferase, with protein MKSELVLSHVGDYSMPPIIKRVSVDEKKTEFQSENLPEILFLTSYPPRECGIATYSQDLLRALNNKFSNSFKLKVCALESGAKNYTYPEEVFYTLDTENSYNYLELALNINETEKIKLVLIQHEFGFFTNKRESYFLQFLYSLSKPVIIVFHTVLPKPNPELCLNVQRICAACESVIVMTKNSSVVLIEDYGVVDSKINVIAHGTHLVPHLSKESLKEKYDLKGRKVLSTFGLLSSGKGIETTLCALPEIIEEIPEAIFLIIGKTHPGVVQREGEIYRNNLQMKVAELKLADHVKFINNYLPLEDLLEYLQLTDIYLFTSNDPNQAVSGTFSYAMSCACPIVSTPIPHAKEVLRDDTGIIIDFQDAKQLAEGVNLLMKDEPKRKAFSSNTLQRIVPTSWENSAITHAILLQKVAGAIQMNSKVDPGVTKVEDSKNQFKYIIELQYRLPEVSLDFVKKLTTEFGMIQFSKINKPDIESGYTLDDNARALVAVCMHYELTGDLKDLNLLRIYFNFIKFCFQKDGNFLNYVDKYQNFTTQNQETNLADSMGRAIWSLGYLISKKKLIPVELIIEAQVILDSVLIHMENLHSTRAMAFSIKGLYYSNLELRSSRVSRLIKLLADRLVQMYKHEAEHHWQWFESYMTYANSVLPEAMLCAWLETAEPVYKEIAKSSFDFLLSLTFNGNKIKVISNSSWLHKGIEPALHGEQPIDVAYTILALDKFYSEYKDPKYLDKLKIAFNWFLGNNHLHQIIYNPCTGGCFDGLEENHVNLNQGAESTVSYLMARLTIEKYSKDLYE; from the coding sequence ATGAAGAGTGAATTAGTATTAAGTCACGTAGGTGATTACTCCATGCCACCCATAATTAAACGAGTTTCTGTTGATGAAAAGAAAACTGAATTTCAAAGTGAGAATCTTCCGGAAATATTATTTTTAACATCTTACCCTCCACGTGAATGTGGAATTGCAACGTACTCTCAAGATTTATTAAGGGCTCTTAATAATAAATTTAGCAATTCCTTTAAATTGAAAGTTTGCGCATTAGAATCGGGTGCAAAAAATTATACGTATCCAGAAGAGGTGTTTTATACTCTGGATACTGAGAATTCTTATAATTATTTAGAGTTGGCTTTAAATATTAATGAAACAGAAAAAATTAAACTGGTTTTAATTCAACATGAATTTGGTTTTTTTACGAATAAGAGGGAATCTTATTTTCTGCAATTTTTATATAGTTTGAGTAAACCAGTTATTATTGTTTTTCATACTGTATTACCAAAACCAAATCCAGAATTGTGTTTAAACGTTCAGCGAATTTGTGCAGCATGTGAGTCCGTAATTGTGATGACTAAAAATTCTTCAGTTGTTCTAATTGAAGACTATGGTGTGGTAGATTCAAAAATTAATGTAATAGCACATGGGACCCACCTGGTGCCTCATTTAAGTAAGGAATCACTAAAAGAAAAATATGATTTAAAAGGAAGAAAGGTGCTGTCTACATTTGGTTTATTAAGTTCAGGAAAAGGAATTGAAACAACCCTATGCGCTTTGCCTGAAATAATAGAGGAAATACCTGAAGCTATTTTTCTAATTATTGGTAAGACACATCCTGGCGTAGTACAACGAGAAGGAGAGATCTATCGGAATAATTTACAGATGAAAGTAGCGGAGTTGAAATTAGCCGATCATGTTAAATTTATTAATAATTATCTTCCTTTAGAAGATTTGTTGGAGTATTTACAACTTACGGATATTTATCTTTTTACTTCAAATGATCCAAATCAAGCTGTTAGTGGTACGTTTTCTTATGCCATGAGTTGCGCTTGTCCTATTGTTTCAACACCGATTCCACATGCTAAGGAAGTCCTCCGTGATGATACTGGGATAATTATTGACTTTCAGGACGCCAAACAATTAGCAGAAGGAGTTAATTTATTAATGAAAGATGAGCCAAAGAGAAAAGCATTTAGTTCAAATACGCTGCAAAGAATTGTACCAACATCCTGGGAAAATTCTGCAATAACCCATGCTATATTACTTCAAAAAGTGGCAGGGGCAATTCAAATGAATTCTAAGGTAGATCCAGGAGTAACAAAAGTGGAGGATTCAAAAAATCAATTTAAATATATTATAGAATTGCAATATCGTTTACCGGAAGTTTCTCTTGATTTTGTAAAAAAGTTAACGACTGAATTTGGAATGATTCAATTTTCGAAAATCAATAAACCAGATATTGAGTCCGGCTATACTTTGGATGATAATGCCAGGGCATTGGTTGCAGTTTGCATGCATTATGAATTGACTGGTGATTTAAAAGATTTGAACTTGTTAAGAATTTACTTCAATTTTATTAAGTTCTGTTTTCAAAAAGACGGTAATTTTTTAAATTATGTTGATAAATACCAAAATTTTACGACGCAAAACCAGGAAACAAATCTTGCGGATTCAATGGGAAGAGCCATTTGGTCACTTGGTTACTTAATATCGAAGAAAAAACTAATTCCAGTCGAGTTGATTATAGAAGCACAAGTTATTTTGGATTCTGTTCTCATTCATATGGAAAATTTGCATTCTACACGTGCAATGGCATTTAGTATAAAAGGTTTATATTATAGTAATTTGGAACTAAGATCGAGTAGGGTATCGAGGCTTATTAAATTATTAGCTGACCGTTTAGTGCAAATGTATAAACATGAAGCAGAACATCATTGGCAATGGTTTGAAAGCTATATGACATATGCAAATAGTGTTTTACCTGAAGCCATGTTGTGTGCTTGGTTGGAAACCGCTGAACCTGTGTATAAAGAAATTGCGAAGAGCTCTTTTGACTTTTTGTTATCACTCACTTTTAATGGGAATAAAATAAAAGTAATTTCAAATTCAAGTTGGCTACATAAAGGCATAGAACCAGCACTTCATGGAGAGCAACCTATAGATGTGGCATATACAATTCTTGCTTTGGATAAATTTTATTCGGAATATAAAGACCCTAAGTATTTAGATAAATTAAAAATAGCATTCAATTGGTTTCTTGGAAACAATCACTTGCATCAAATCATTTACAATCCATGTACGGGTGGTTGTTTTGACGGCCTTGAAGAAAATCATGTAAATTTAAATCAGGGTGCAGAATCTACAGTAAGTTACTTAATGGCAAGACTAACAATTGAAAAATACTCGAAAGATCTATATGAGTAG
- a CDS encoding pesticidal protein Cry7Aa yields the protein MVNVTKHGVILNKTDSGFENEGVLNPAAIRVGNKVHLYYRAVSKGNYSSIGYCLLNGPLLVEERLDMPLLFPQFEFESHGVEDPRISKINGQYYLCYTAYDGVNALGAVAFSKDLKQFEKQGLMVPQLTYDEFKHLATCKGTINEKYNRYNNRDHLLTKPGKKILLWDKNVMFFPKRINGLLYFLHRVRPDIQIASINDLQDLTKDYWENYFMNLGDHILLSPKYDHEVSYIGGGCPPIETKDGWLVIYHGVHDTNKGYVYSACAALLDLKNPTIEIARLPYPLFKPELEWELKGEVNNVCFPTGSVVFDDLLYIYYGAADERIACASVNLTELISELLLNVKTHEE from the coding sequence ATGGTAAATGTAACTAAGCACGGAGTAATTCTAAATAAAACAGATTCTGGCTTTGAAAACGAAGGAGTATTAAATCCTGCCGCTATAAGAGTAGGAAATAAAGTCCATCTGTATTATAGGGCAGTTAGTAAAGGGAATTATTCAAGTATTGGTTATTGTTTATTGAACGGACCTTTGCTTGTTGAAGAAAGATTGGATATGCCACTTCTGTTTCCACAATTTGAGTTTGAATCTCATGGAGTAGAAGATCCAAGAATTTCAAAAATCAATGGACAATATTATCTCTGTTATACTGCTTATGATGGAGTTAATGCTTTGGGTGCCGTGGCTTTTTCAAAAGATTTAAAACAGTTTGAAAAACAAGGATTAATGGTTCCGCAACTTACCTATGATGAATTTAAACATTTGGCAACTTGTAAAGGAACCATAAATGAAAAATATAATCGGTATAATAATAGAGATCATTTACTTACTAAGCCAGGCAAGAAGATCTTGCTCTGGGATAAAAATGTGATGTTTTTTCCAAAACGAATTAATGGTTTGTTATATTTTTTGCATCGCGTTAGACCAGATATTCAGATTGCATCTATTAATGATTTGCAGGATTTGACGAAGGATTATTGGGAAAATTATTTTATGAATCTTGGAGACCATATTTTGCTCAGTCCAAAGTATGATCATGAAGTAAGTTATATTGGTGGTGGATGTCCTCCAATTGAAACAAAAGATGGATGGTTAGTAATTTATCATGGCGTTCATGATACCAATAAAGGTTATGTTTATTCAGCATGCGCTGCTTTATTGGATTTAAAAAATCCTACTATTGAAATTGCAAGATTGCCTTATCCATTGTTTAAACCAGAGCTTGAATGGGAGCTAAAAGGTGAAGTTAATAATGTCTGCTTTCCAACTGGCTCAGTTGTTTTTGATGATTTATTATATATTTATTATGGAGCAGCAGATGAGCGGATAGCTTGTGCTTCCGTAAACTTGACGGAACTCATTTCAGAATTATTACTTAATGTAAAGACACATGAAGAGTGA
- a CDS encoding cupin domain-containing protein, which produces MNSIELEKAKAFITVEIIEYVPNSVVIKTILKKSTGNISVMSVDNGEGLTEKSSPFDTFVQIIEGKAEIVISGESKFLETGQSIVIPAHTANFVKPNVRFKMIQTVIKSGYE; this is translated from the coding sequence ATGAATAGTATAGAGCTCGAAAAAGCTAAAGCTTTTATAACTGTAGAAATCATTGAGTATGTACCAAATTCTGTGGTTATTAAAACAATTTTAAAAAAGTCTACAGGAAATATTAGTGTCATGTCTGTTGATAATGGAGAAGGTTTAACTGAAAAATCATCCCCATTTGACACTTTTGTTCAAATTATTGAAGGGAAAGCTGAAATTGTTATAAGTGGTGAATCTAAATTTTTAGAAACAGGTCAATCAATTGTGATTCCTGCGCATACTGCAAATTTTGTAAAACCAAATGTTCGATTTAAAATGATTCAAACAGTCATAAAAAGTGGTTATGAATAG
- a CDS encoding CsbD family protein — translation MDKIELKGKWNEQKGKLKQKFAILTDNDLMFEEGNRDEMLGKIQLKLGKTKEELLSILAAL, via the coding sequence ATGGATAAAATTGAATTAAAAGGTAAATGGAATGAACAAAAAGGTAAATTGAAACAAAAATTTGCCATTTTGACTGATAATGACCTGATGTTTGAAGAAGGAAATAGAGATGAGATGTTAGGGAAAATTCAATTAAAGCTGGGTAAAACAAAAGAGGAATTGCTTTCAATTTTGGCAGCGCTTTAA
- a CDS encoding outer membrane beta-barrel protein: MKSKIYFSKNVHLIGTLKHRVLNSVFLLFILIAGISVSSVAQEAQYTRPSWWFGAAAGANFNFYQGSTQKLNADFSAPVAFHEGNSVSLFAAPTIEFYMPGSGLGFMLQAGYDSRKGSFTQVITPCNCPADLSTDLSYLSIEPSIRWAPFKSNFYLFGGPRFAFNIAKSFNYSLGINPDYPEQEPTPDVNGDLSDINKTIISMQIGAGYDIHLSSLRNRTQFVLSPFVSYQPYFGQDPRSTETWNINTLRVGAAIKFGLGKLIPAPAEVLIQDSEVRFYVKAPKNIPVNRTVREIFPLRNYVFFDTGSTTISNRYELLSKEQVKAFKIDNLELFAPKNLSGRSKRQMIVYYNILNILGDRMDKNPTATISLVGSSEKGPKDGQLMAAAIENYLVDVFGINTMRINTIGQDKPNIPSEKPGATLDLELLREGDNRVSIESNSTELLMEFQNGPKAALKPIEIILTQEAPLDSYVSFNVDGGNNAFSSWSLEITDEKSVKQSYGPYYQEHISIPGNSILGNKPEGDYKVKMIGITKSGKTVQKETMVHMELWTPPKSAEGLRYSILYEFDDSKAIDIYEKYLTEVVVPKIPVDATVLIHGYTDIIGEEFHNLNLSLARANDVLKILENGLLKVNRKDVQFEIYGFGEDQNLSPFENNYPEERFYNRTVIIDIIAKNSQ, from the coding sequence ATGAAATCTAAAATATATTTTTCAAAAAATGTTCATCTCATTGGAACACTTAAACACAGAGTACTAAATTCTGTATTCTTACTATTTATTTTAATTGCCGGCATTTCAGTTTCGTCGGTTGCACAAGAAGCTCAATATACCAGACCATCTTGGTGGTTTGGAGCTGCGGCAGGTGCAAATTTTAATTTTTACCAAGGTTCAACGCAAAAATTGAATGCTGATTTTTCAGCACCGGTTGCATTTCATGAAGGAAACAGTGTGAGTCTTTTTGCAGCACCAACAATTGAATTCTATATGCCAGGTTCTGGTTTAGGTTTTATGTTGCAAGCTGGGTATGATAGTCGAAAAGGTTCATTTACCCAAGTGATAACACCCTGTAATTGTCCTGCTGATTTATCAACAGACCTTAGTTATCTTTCTATAGAACCAAGCATTAGATGGGCTCCATTTAAATCAAATTTTTATTTGTTCGGAGGTCCTCGTTTTGCATTTAATATTGCGAAGTCATTTAATTATTCATTGGGTATTAATCCGGATTATCCTGAACAAGAGCCAACTCCTGATGTAAATGGTGATTTAAGTGATATCAACAAAACAATTATCTCGATGCAAATAGGAGCTGGTTATGATATTCATTTGTCATCACTAAGAAATCGTACGCAATTTGTGCTATCTCCATTTGTTTCGTATCAACCATATTTTGGACAAGATCCGCGTTCAACTGAAACCTGGAATATAAATACACTTAGAGTAGGTGCTGCAATTAAATTTGGTTTAGGAAAATTGATTCCTGCTCCAGCAGAAGTATTGATTCAAGATTCTGAAGTTCGTTTTTATGTAAAAGCCCCTAAAAACATTCCTGTGAATCGTACCGTTCGAGAAATCTTTCCATTAAGAAATTATGTATTTTTTGATACGGGTTCCACGACAATTTCAAATCGATATGAATTATTATCGAAAGAACAAGTGAAAGCTTTTAAAATTGATAATCTGGAATTATTTGCACCTAAAAATTTATCAGGTAGATCCAAAAGACAAATGATTGTTTATTATAATATTCTAAATATACTGGGTGATCGTATGGATAAAAATCCTACAGCTACCATTAGCTTAGTTGGCTCATCAGAGAAAGGTCCAAAGGATGGTCAATTGATGGCTGCTGCAATTGAAAATTATTTGGTTGATGTATTTGGTATTAATACAATGCGGATCAATACAATTGGTCAGGATAAGCCAAATATTCCATCTGAAAAGCCAGGTGCAACGTTAGATTTGGAGTTATTGCGTGAAGGTGATAATCGAGTTTCAATTGAAAGTAATTCAACAGAGCTTTTAATGGAGTTTCAAAATGGGCCAAAGGCTGCATTAAAACCAATAGAAATAATTTTAACCCAGGAAGCACCTCTAGACAGCTATGTTTCATTTAATGTGGATGGAGGGAATAATGCATTTTCTTCGTGGAGTTTAGAAATTACTGATGAAAAATCTGTTAAGCAAAGTTATGGACCTTATTATCAGGAACATATAAGCATTCCAGGTAACTCAATTTTAGGCAATAAACCGGAAGGTGATTATAAGGTAAAAATGATTGGGATAACGAAAAGTGGCAAAACAGTGCAGAAGGAAACCATGGTACATATGGAGCTTTGGACACCTCCAAAAAGTGCAGAAGGATTGCGATATAGTATATTATATGAATTTGATGATTCTAAAGCTATTGATATATATGAAAAGTATCTAACGGAAGTCGTTGTACCTAAAATACCAGTAGATGCGACCGTTCTAATACATGGTTATACAGATATTATTGGAGAGGAGTTTCACAATTTGAATTTATCCTTAGCGAGAGCTAACGATGTTTTAAAAATATTGGAAAATGGTTTATTAAAGGTTAATAGAAAGGATGTCCAATTTGAAATTTATGGTTTTGGTGAGGACCAAAATTTATCACCATTTGAAAATAACTATCCGGAAGAACGCTTTTATAATCGGACAGTGATTATTGATATTATTGCAAAAAATAGTCAATAA
- a CDS encoding Ig-like domain-containing protein, which yields MNIKTLLLNIAIVGVALIDGCKKDDFTEIVGLCPIVISTNPTDGATGVPLNQIITVTFNKEMNPATIDLNSLTIIGISPVGGTISYSGLTATFTPGSLLQENTTYTGRVTRAVKDTVGNALQVDYVWTFTTGITMAPLVIITDPFGGETGVVLDKVISATFSMPMDPLTISEICFLIKNGSIAVEGTVSYSGNKATFIPTFSLDANTVYTGILTTRIKNTTGTSLASDYIWNFTTLALTPPTVISTDPFNNETNVALSKKISATFSVSMNPTSITNSNFTIKQGAVAIPGVVSYSGLTAVFTPTNPLLSNTTYTATISGAVKNLVGTLMGNDYTWIFSTGTIVVPTVISTDPSNNATGVLLDKIITATFSTQMNPLTINTSSFIIKEGSNIVQGSVSYLGTKATFIPINSLKPNTIYTGTITTSVKNLAGTSIANNYIWTFTTVNNIPPTVISTDPSNNATEVALSKIITAKFSVAMDPTSINASTFILRQGTSVINGTILYSGTTATFIPSANLKPNTLYTATITTGVKNVFGIAMAANYIWTFTTVTVPAPTVISTDPLNNATSVVLNKIIKANFSTQMDASTINTNSFTLKEGINVITGIVSYNGITASFSPSAALKSNTIYTATITTLAKNVAGVALAANYVWTFTTLTVSPPTVIVTDPLNNATGVPLNKIISAGFSTQMDPLTITNTTFTIKHNGISVLGVVTYAGTTATFTPSIPLIANTIYSGTITTGVKNTSGISLENDYIWSFTTLMLAPPMVTSTIPLNNEISVVYDQTLEANFNMPMDPLTINGTSFLLSYGNIPVSGTISYSGLKASFNPTNNLIPNTLYKATITTAVKNLAGVALVNDYVWTFTTKTSGGAPFVDLKSVARFGIIAGVGVSNNAGFSEIHDMDIGISPGVRSSVTGFPPGIVVNGAIYASDDVSPPGVAAMLIQAKNDLTAAYNFAKGASIPAPNVVSGDQGGKTLAPGIYKSNSSLLIANGDLTLDAQGDPNAVWIFQVASSFTTIGGAGGNIILSGGAQPNNVFWQVGSSATIGDFTSFQGNILALTSVTMNSGATAEGRMLCINGAIVLTSTNIINKP from the coding sequence ATGAATATAAAAACCCTATTGTTAAACATTGCAATAGTTGGCGTGGCTTTAATAGATGGATGCAAAAAAGATGATTTTACAGAAATCGTTGGTTTGTGTCCAATTGTAATTTCTACAAATCCAACAGACGGGGCAACTGGAGTGCCATTGAATCAAATTATTACCGTAACATTTAATAAGGAGATGAATCCAGCAACTATTGACTTGAATTCATTAACGATTATTGGAATATCTCCTGTAGGCGGGACGATTTCATATAGTGGACTGACTGCAACTTTTACACCGGGTAGTCTGCTTCAAGAAAATACAACCTATACAGGTCGTGTAACACGGGCAGTTAAAGACACTGTCGGAAATGCTTTACAAGTGGATTATGTTTGGACGTTTACCACAGGTATAACGATGGCACCCTTAGTAATTATTACAGATCCATTTGGTGGTGAAACAGGGGTCGTATTGGATAAAGTAATTTCGGCAACATTTAGCATGCCGATGGATCCTTTGACCATCAGTGAAATTTGTTTTTTAATTAAAAATGGTAGCATTGCAGTTGAAGGTACAGTGAGTTACTCAGGGAATAAAGCAACATTTATCCCGACATTTTCATTAGATGCAAATACAGTTTATACAGGTATTCTTACAACAAGAATAAAAAATACTACTGGAACTTCGCTTGCTAGCGACTATATCTGGAATTTTACAACCTTGGCATTAACTCCACCAACGGTGATTTCAACAGATCCATTTAACAATGAAACAAATGTAGCATTATCTAAGAAAATTTCTGCAACCTTTAGTGTTTCAATGAATCCAACTTCGATAACTAATTCGAATTTTACTATTAAGCAGGGTGCTGTTGCGATTCCAGGAGTGGTTAGTTATTCTGGCCTTACCGCAGTTTTTACACCAACGAATCCTTTACTTTCAAATACTACGTATACCGCTACTATTAGCGGTGCAGTAAAGAATTTGGTCGGTACTCTTATGGGAAATGATTATACATGGATTTTTAGTACAGGTACCATCGTTGTACCTACTGTTATATCAACAGATCCATCGAATAATGCAACCGGTGTTTTACTTGATAAAATAATCACTGCAACTTTTAGTACGCAAATGAATCCATTGACAATAAATACATCTAGTTTTATTATTAAAGAGGGTTCCAACATAGTTCAAGGTAGTGTTTCTTACCTTGGTACGAAGGCAACATTTATTCCCATAAATTCGCTTAAGCCCAATACTATTTATACTGGAACGATTACTACAAGTGTCAAAAATTTAGCAGGTACATCCATTGCGAATAATTATATTTGGACATTCACAACAGTAAATAATATTCCACCTACAGTTATTTCTACGGATCCTTCAAATAACGCAACCGAAGTTGCACTATCTAAGATTATAACAGCAAAATTTAGTGTGGCAATGGATCCTACATCTATAAATGCAAGTACTTTCATTTTAAGACAAGGCACTAGTGTTATAAATGGTACCATCCTCTATTCTGGTACAACAGCAACTTTTATTCCTTCTGCCAATTTAAAACCAAATACACTCTATACAGCTACCATTACAACTGGTGTTAAGAATGTTTTTGGAATTGCAATGGCAGCTAATTATATCTGGACATTCACAACGGTAACGGTTCCTGCACCCACAGTAATATCTACCGATCCTTTAAATAACGCTACTTCTGTTGTCCTAAATAAAATAATTAAAGCCAATTTTAGCACACAAATGGATGCTTCTACAATTAATACGAATAGTTTTACTTTGAAAGAAGGAATTAACGTAATAACAGGTATTGTTTCTTACAATGGTATTACAGCAAGTTTTTCTCCATCTGCAGCACTTAAATCTAACACGATTTATACGGCTACCATTACAACTTTAGCAAAGAATGTTGCGGGTGTTGCACTTGCTGCTAATTATGTATGGACGTTTACTACATTAACGGTTTCTCCACCAACGGTCATCGTTACCGATCCTTTAAATAACGCTACAGGAGTGCCGTTAAATAAAATTATTTCAGCTGGCTTTAGTACCCAAATGGATCCATTGACAATTACAAATACTACATTTACAATTAAACATAATGGAATATCAGTTCTTGGAGTTGTTACCTATGCAGGCACTACAGCTACGTTTACCCCAAGTATTCCTTTAATTGCAAATACAATTTATTCAGGGACTATAACTACTGGAGTAAAAAACACCTCTGGTATTTCACTCGAGAATGATTACATATGGTCATTTACTACCTTAATGTTGGCACCTCCAATGGTGACATCAACGATTCCATTGAATAATGAAATTTCAGTTGTTTATGATCAGACATTAGAAGCAAATTTTAATATGCCTATGGACCCATTAACTATTAATGGAACTAGTTTTTTATTATCATATGGAAATATTCCGGTTTCAGGAACAATATCATATTCTGGTTTGAAAGCTTCATTTAATCCAACGAATAATCTAATCCCTAATACACTTTATAAAGCGACTATAACAACCGCTGTGAAAAATCTTGCAGGCGTAGCTTTGGTGAATGATTATGTATGGACATTTACGACAAAAACATCAGGTGGTGCTCCTTTCGTTGATCTTAAATCGGTTGCACGATTTGGAATAATTGCAGGAGTCGGAGTAAGTAATAATGCAGGATTTAGTGAAATCCATGATATGGATATAGGCATTAGTCCAGGGGTGAGATCGTCAGTTACAGGGTTTCCTCCAGGCATTGTTGTGAATGGTGCGATTTATGCTTCAGATGATGTATCACCACCAGGAGTTGCAGCCATGTTGATTCAAGCAAAAAATGATTTAACAGCTGCGTATAATTTTGCAAAAGGCGCTTCAATTCCAGCACCCAATGTTGTTTCTGGTGATCAAGGTGGAAAAACATTAGCTCCGGGTATTTATAAATCAAATTCATCCTTATTAATAGCTAATGGAGATTTAACATTGGATGCTCAAGGTGATCCAAATGCTGTTTGGATATTCCAGGTTGCATCGAGCTTTACAACGATTGGTGGAGCAGGTGGCAATATCATACTTAGTGGAGGTGCACAACCTAATAATGTTTTCTGGCAAGTTGGAAGTTCTGCTACCATAGGTGACTTTACTTCTTTTCAAGGAAATATTTTAGCATTAACTTCTGTAACAATGAATTCAGGTGCAACAGCTGAGGGGAGAATGCTTTGCATTAATGGAGCCATTGTATTGACTAGTACAAACATTATCAACAAACCTTAA
- a CDS encoding M48 family metallopeptidase produces the protein MLLLVAFSCTKNLVTGRKQLNLVSESELQVMALKEYTNFLSTNKVLSTSSNKNAEMVKRVGTKIANGIKTYYDSKGQTSILEGYKWEFNLVENNDVNAWCMPGGKVVVYTGLLPITKNENALAIVLGHEIAHAVAQHGSERMSQGLLQQLGGTALQVALSSKPVETQNLYLAAYGIGSTVGAILPFSRKEENEADQYGLYFAAMAGYDPNEAIPFWQRMASTGSSKPPEFLSSHPSDKTRIEKLKANMPQAMKYYKTAKK, from the coding sequence ATGCTTCTTCTCGTTGCATTTAGCTGCACAAAAAATCTTGTAACAGGACGAAAACAATTAAATCTTGTATCGGAATCTGAATTGCAGGTAATGGCTCTAAAGGAATATACAAACTTTTTAAGTACAAACAAGGTGCTCAGTACGAGTTCAAATAAAAATGCCGAAATGGTAAAACGTGTTGGAACTAAAATTGCCAACGGAATAAAAACCTATTATGACAGCAAAGGTCAAACATCCATTTTGGAAGGTTATAAATGGGAATTTAATTTGGTTGAAAATAATGATGTTAACGCATGGTGCATGCCAGGTGGCAAAGTAGTTGTATACACGGGTCTTTTGCCAATAACTAAAAATGAAAATGCATTAGCCATTGTGCTGGGTCATGAAATTGCACATGCCGTAGCACAGCATGGAAGTGAACGCATGAGTCAAGGATTATTACAACAATTAGGTGGCACAGCATTGCAAGTCGCATTATCAAGCAAACCAGTGGAAACACAAAATTTATATCTAGCTGCTTATGGAATAGGAAGTACTGTTGGAGCCATTTTACCGTTTTCCAGAAAAGAAGAAAATGAGGCAGACCAATATGGACTTTACTTTGCTGCAATGGCTGGATATGACCCAAATGAAGCGATCCCATTTTGGCAAAGAATGGCTTCCACGGGTTCATCAAAACCACCTGAATTTTTAAGTAGTCACCCATCAGACAAAACTAGAATAGAAAAATTGAAAGCCAATATGCCACAAGCTATGAAGTACTATAAAACTGCTAAAAAATAA
- a CDS encoding OmpA family protein, translating to MKISQISFVILSILTISCSSWNKTQKGAAVGTAGGAAAGAVIGKAAGNTVLGAIIGATVGGVTGAVIGRKMDKQAEELKKDIPDAKIDRVGEGIVIEFNSQILFDFDKYELTSDARTNLSKLVTILQKYPDTNIEIQGHTDNSGTKKYNNKLSKNRAKSVSKYLAATNISNSRLSIKGFGESEPKYSNNEKNGQAQNRRVEFLVSANEKMKNDSAKEATTSSNN from the coding sequence ATGAAAATTTCACAAATTAGTTTTGTTATACTCTCCATTCTAACGATCAGTTGTTCAAGCTGGAATAAAACACAGAAAGGTGCAGCCGTTGGTACGGCTGGTGGCGCAGCAGCAGGTGCCGTAATTGGCAAAGCCGCTGGAAATACCGTTTTAGGTGCCATTATAGGAGCCACAGTTGGCGGGGTAACGGGTGCTGTTATTGGACGAAAAATGGATAAGCAAGCCGAAGAATTAAAAAAAGATATTCCAGATGCTAAAATAGATCGTGTCGGTGAAGGGATTGTAATTGAATTCAATAGTCAAATTTTATTTGATTTTGACAAATACGAACTAACTTCTGATGCCCGCACAAACCTTTCTAAGCTAGTTACCATTCTCCAAAAATATCCTGACACAAATATTGAAATACAAGGACATACTGACAATAGCGGAACCAAAAAATATAATAATAAATTATCAAAAAACAGAGCCAAATCCGTTTCAAAATATTTAGCTGCAACAAATATTTCTAACTCGCGACTAAGTATAAAAGGATTTGGAGAAAGCGAACCAAAATATTCAAATAATGAAAAAAATGGACAAGCTCAAAATCGTCGTGTCGAGTTTTTGGTATCTGCAAATGAAAAAATGAAAAATGACTCGGCAAAAGAAGCAACCACCTCTAGTAATAATTAA